Within Butyrivibrio fibrisolvens, the genomic segment ACAAAAGCTCCGAAGTTATCGCTCATCTCATAGACAACGCCTGTAACACGGTCATCCTTCTTATAAGGGCTGTCAGTGCTAAGATACTCATATACATTCATGGTAACGCACAGACGGCTTGATTTGTCTATATAAAGGGCACAGAGTACTTCTTCTCCCTTTCTCACCCTTCTTGTCTGTTCATGGAACGGAAGAAGTACATCCTTCTCAAGTCCCCAGTCCATGAATGCTCCTATCTTACCAACGTCTGTTACAGTCAGTCTGCCAACCTGATGAAGCATGAGCTTTGGCTCAGTAACAGTAGATATAAGCCTGTCATCGGAATCCTTATACAGGAACACCTCAAGCTTATCTCCGAGCTTTACATCCTTTGGCACCTGTTTCTTGGGAAGAAGAACTCTTTCACTTCCGTCAGTTCCCTCTTCTGCAAGATATATACCAAAATCCACTTTTTTTGTAACTACAAGAGTTTGTTTTTCACCTAAATTAAACATTTCTTTCATCCTTTTTCAAACTTGTCACTTCGACAATACTATACGCTTTACCACTTCCATCATTCAAAGAAACTGTATATACAACAGATCCGTCTTTGTCTTGAGTGCTGCATACAGGATATATCGTATCTCCAAGATGTGCCTGCATCCTGTACTCAGCTCGTATCCTGCTGATAACAGGGATTTTTTTGTCATTGCCATCAAGAAGTCTCATACAATCTTTAGCCATGTTTATATACTGATTGTTATTAACATGCTGATTGGTATCAAGATGAAAAGGCTGTACTATTATCTCGTTTAAAGTTCTGATATTTCCATCCGTGGGAAAGGATATCTTTCTGCCCTGATAGTCCATGGGAAGCTTTTCAGAAATTTTATATCCTTCTAACATCTTAGATGTTACTTTTACAGGAGTGCCTTTTTCTATATTGATCAGAGCCCATACAGAATTGGCTATCGCAAGGCGTTCGCCTTCCAATGTGTCCATATAGAAATTTCTACAACCTACAAAGCCCTTTATATCATAGGGAATAGTTCCGATTATGACGTTCTCGCCAAGTTTTGGATATCTTATAATATCGACCTGCCATGAGTTTATCACCCATGCAGCATTCATCTCGTCAAGATATTCAAGACCTATTCCAAGATCTTCCGACTGGAATGTGGAACAGTCCTGAAAATAATTCATAAGGGCCTCCGTAGACAGGAAGCCCTGAGAGTTCAGTTCACTATATCTTATTCTGGAATTAAAAGTATACATAAAGTTTATCCGTCAAATTAAAAAACATCAATTATCTCTTTACAATTATTGAGTTTAGATCTGTAACACCGATAGTTGCTGCTGCTGCATTAATATACTGCTGAGCATTTGGTCCGTCAAGGTTCTGATAATATGCATAAGCCTGCTTGTGAGTACCTCTTGAAGATACAAGTCCAAGAGCAAGTCCCTGTGCCAGCTCAGCAGAAGCATCCATCTCTTTGTTATAAATGAAAGCATCTATATACTGGTTGTTCATAGCGACTTCATAAGCATATGTGATAGCAGCTGCCTGAACAGCCTCACCGGCTGTAGAGCTATATCCAACTTCACTGCAGATTATGGATCTGACCTGTCCGTTAGGAGCCTTGAATGTAGGTGTGCACATATAGTCTGTTACAACTTCTACGTTCTGCATAGCTACATATGGTGAAGAAATATCATGTGTCACATACTTAGATGAGTTAGCCCATGCATAGCTGTTGGTAAGAGGTACATCATAAGGATGAACCGCAAGTGACCAGTCTATATTGCCCTCAGATGAAATATATGAGTTAAAAATATCAAGGTACTCTTTACCTGCATAATATCTGTTAGGTTCATTGGTTGATGCCCACATCTGATCTATACAGGTATATACATTGGCATTGGCATTCTGTGACTTGATGGCATTGTAGAATACCCTGAATGCATTGGCATTCTGTACTGTATATGTTGTTACATCCACATTGGACATATAGTTCCAAAGGTATCTTGCATTGATCTCATTACCTATTACGAAGTTATCTATCTGACCAAGTCCCTGATTACTGTATCTTGAAGCAAGGAATGAACCGATAGCCGCAAGGAGCTCTACGCCTGCCTGATCAGCTGCGTTATAAGCATAATATGAATGTCCTGCTGACCTTGAGAGCGGATTGATAGATGTAAGATCTGCATGCCAGTCATTCAAAAGAACCATCGTACAGGAGATACCATTTTGCTTAAACATGGATATAAGCCAGTCATAAGCCTGTACAGTTCCTGCATTAAATGAATATGTCTTGCCGTTGTAATTGTATGTTATCTGGGCACCGCTCTTATTAAGGAGCTGTGACATAAGAAGGTTGTATGAGCACTGATCGATCCCAAGTGTTACGATATCTCCTGAGTGAATCATTGTAGACTCAGGTATGATACCCTTCTTACCTGCCTGTACTCTTGCAACTGTATGTGTAGCCACAGCCTCAGGATTTGTAATATAAGCAGCATTACTAACCTGAGTCATGACTCCGCTTTGAGAAGTAGCAACTACAAATTTCTTGTAGAGCATGGAATTTGCGGAATTATTATTAAGAGCAACGGTAAAAGTTGCAGATGTTCCTACTGCTGCACTGGCAACCTCTGTTCCTTTAACACCTGTATCATATACATTCTGCGCATAGAGATGATATAGACCATCAGCACTGGACGGAACACTGGAAGTAGTCGCCTTAATGACTACATTGGAACCACTGATACTGGCGCTAAGTGATACAAGACCATCAGCTTCGACCTTAATACAAGCACTGTCTGTATATATCACAGACATAACTACAAGTGCTATGCACAAAAGTGCACAGATACACCTTTTAACCCCTACAACAAATCTGTTGTTCCCCTTCATAATAATCTCCTTAATTATTTAGTCGCATAACATCATTGTAATGCGCGGCACTTATTTCATTATACAGGAAAAGTAGGCAAAAAGAAAAGCTCTACAGTAAAATAACTGCAGAGCTTCTATCTAACAAGCTGGGCTAGCAGGATTCGAACCTGCGAAGTGACGGAGTCAGAGTCCGTTGCCTTACCGCTTGGCGATAGCCCATCGACAAGATAAAAGTATACGCACTTCTATCCACTCTGTCAACAGTTTTTTTAACGATTTTTTATAATCGGAAATCCGCGTTAAGAAATTAACGCAGATTTCCATTCTGAGGCGCATGAATCCTAAGGATATCACCCGCTTCAGGAACTGTTTCAAGTTCGATATCAATAAGCTGCTGAGGATGAGGAGCAGATTCCTGCTGGGTGCCATCTTCTGCAAATATAGCTTTGACAAGAGTTTCGATATCTCTTCCATCAGGCTTCATGATCTCTATAGTCTCGCCTACAGAGAATTTATTCCTCTGTTCAAGACGGGCAAGTCCCTTGTCATTTATACTGTCAACTATGCCAAGATATGTGTATTCATTGACATATGTATTACTATCATAGATCTGTGACTCCTCAGAAGGCTTACCAAAATAAAAGCCCGTTGTAAACTGCCTGTAGGTACATCTGGCAATTTCATCCTGGTACCATGGCATATTAGCACGATACTTCTCTTCAGATTCAAGATAATCATCAATAGCTTTTCTGTAAGTGCGGGCAACAGTAGCAACATAGAGTGCTGTCTTCATACGTCCTTCGATCTTGAAGGAATTGATGCCTGCATCTATAAGTTCCGGAATATGCTCTATCATGCACAGATCCTTAGAGTTGAATATAAATGTACCTCTTTCATTCTCATATACGGGAAGATATTCACCCGGCCTTGATTCTTCAACAACTGCATATTTCCATCTGCATGGATGTGTGCAGGCACCGTGATTGGCATCGCGGCCTGTGAAGTAGTTGGACAAAAGGCATCTTCCGGAGTAAGAGATACACATTGCTCCGTGGATAAAAGATTCTATCTCAAGATCATCAGGTATATTAGCTCTGATCTCTTTGATCTCTGCCAGAGACAGTTCTCTTGCTGCTACAACACGCTTAGCACCAAGGTTATACCAGAACTTATAAGTCTCATAGTTGGTATTATTGGCCTGAGTTGATACATGAATCTCTATTTCAGGGCATATCCTTCTAGCCATCATAAACATTCCAGGATCTGCTATTATAAGCGCATCCGGACCTATTTCCTTAAGTTCGTGAAAATACTCTTCTGCACCCTTAAGGTCATAGTTATGAGCCAGGATATTGGCAGTTACATGAACATGGACACCATGATCATGAGCATATTTCACGCCGGCAATCATATCTTCTTTGGAGAAGTTTCTGGCTTTGGCACGAAGGCTGAAAGCTTCTCCGCCGATATAAACGGCATCGGCCCCATAATTAACAGCAGTCTTTAAAACTTCAAGGCTGCTGGCAGGTATCAGTAATTCAGGTTTCTTTACTTTGTTCATTTACTTCTTCTTTCTATAAAAAACAAAAACACACTACAAAACCATATTTATCTAAAATATATAAATATAGCCTTTTTATATACCCTCAAGTATGATTCATCTCATCTTAACACTTAGGGTTACTCCATCGCCTGTATTTAGTATCACAGTCTGAAGATCATCTGTGTGAGTTATATCATAGATATACTCTCTCATACGGGCGTGTATAGTCCTGTTACGCCTTGTAACAGCAAATCTGGACTGAACTATATCGCCATCCTGAAGGACATTGTCTGTGACAAGCAGACCTCCTTTTTTAAGAACCCTCATGACATGCGGAAGAAAGTTCTCATACTGTCCCTTGGCAGCATCCATAAATACAAAATCATAGCCTTCATCAAGTTCTTTTAAGATATCAGCTGCATCACCTTCAAGAAGGGTTATCTTATTACCTTTATCCCATAAGTCAAAATGCTCTTTGGCAACCGGGATCCTCTTCTCGTACTTCTCAATAGTTGTAATACGAGTATCATCATCCGAATACTCAGCCATCAAAAGCGCAGAAAATCCGGTAGCTGTGCCAACTTCAAGAATATTGACAGGATGAGTAAGCGCCAGCAGGAACTTAAGAAGAGACTGCATATCTTTTCTTATGATCGGAACATCGTCTTTGATCGCCTCTTTTTCAAGCTCATCAAGATAATCTTTGTTCCCTTTATCCATGGCGCATATAAAATCCCTCATTCTTTCGGGATCAATAGCCATAAGAGCTTCTTCATCAAAGCGAGCACCCATTACTCTACATCTTCTCCTTCACTGCTTCCTGTATCTTCAGAAACTGAATTTTCGCCTTCACTGCCCATATCTTCACCTTCAGCAGCTCCGGTTCCGGATGTATTATCTTCTACATCAGTATTATCAGAAGGAGTGCTCTGGGTTTCCTCAGAAGTCTCAGAAGATGTACTTTTCTTATCTGCATCCGCACAGATGATGGCAAGCATCTCATTCGGAGTCATAGCAGTAGAAAGTGTATATACACCCGGCTGCTCAAGTCCATGATATTCTGAGAAATATTCCTGCAATCTGAAAAGGAATGCATCTTTGATAAGTCCGGCACCCTCCAGTGCATCTGCAAGTTCTGATACTGACTCACCTTCAAGAATAGTGACATTAAAATATTCACCTTCCCCTGAAGAAACAGCTGTCTGATTGAATATTCCACGGCCATAGCTGTAAGCCACCTTAGAATACTGGATCAGCAGAAATAAAATTATTATCAGAAGTACAACTTTTATAACTGCACTGGTGATAGAGATACCTACTTCTTTTTTGTTCATAATAGTCCTTCTTAATTGTCCATGATAATAGGGAGAATCATAGGTCTCCTCTTAGTCTTCTTCCAGATGAACTCGCCAAGTATATCTTTGACAAGATTCTTGATCTTAGGCCAGTCTGTTATACCTCTTGAAAGTGCTTCTGTAACCTCATCAAGAACAAGGTCAGTAGCATCTTCAATCAGTTCATCAGACTCCTTTACATATACAAAGCCTCTTGAAACGATAGTAGGACCGGAAACAAGCTGAGCACTTCCCTTATCAATTCCAAGAACTGCGATAACAATACCATCCTGAGCAAGTCTCTGACGGTCTCTTAAAACAACATTACCAACGTCACCTACTCCGATACCATCTACAAGGACTGCACCTGTAGGAACTTTGCCGTGTATTCTGGCGCCTTTAGCGTCCATTTCAAGAATATCACCTGATTTCAAAATAAATGTATTCTCTTTAGGGATACCAAGCTTGCGCGCGATCTCTTTTTGAGCCACAAGGTGACGGTATTCACCGTGAACCGGAACAGCATATTTAGGCTTTACAAGATTATATATCAGCTTTATATCTTCCTGACAAGCATGACCTGATACGTGTACATCCTGGAAGATAACCTCAGCGCCCTTCATCATGAGCTCATTAACTACGTTGGTGACAGACTTCTCATTACCCGGGATAGGTGTAGATGAGAAAATAACTGTATCTCCGGGCTTGATTGAGATCTTCTTGTGCTGACCGCTTGCCATACGTGACAGAGCAGCCATAGACTCACCCTGAGATCCTGTAGTTATAATGACCTGCTTATTATCAGGATAGTTCTTAAGCTCATCGATATCTATAAGTGTATTATCCGGAACCTTAATGCATTCAAGCTTTTGTGCAATGTCAATGACAGTCACCATGCTACGGCCTTCTACAACAACTTTCCTGTCATACTGGTAGGCTGCATTGATGATCTGCTGTACACGATCAACATTACTTGCAAAGGTCGCAACTATGATACGTGACTTCTTGTGTTCACGGAAAAGAGTATCAAGCGTAGCACCAACAGTTTTCTCAGAAGCTGTAAATCCCGGTCTTTCTGCGTTAGTAGAATCGCATAAAAGAGCAAGAACGCCTTTTTTACCGATCTCACCAAATCTCTGAAGATCAATAGGATCTCCATATACCGGTGTATAGTCAACCTTGAAATCGCCAGTATGTACTACGATTCCGGCAGGTGAATAGATTGCAAGCGCAGCTGCGTCAACAATTGAGTGATTAGTCTTGATGAACTCGACCCTGAAATCTCCAAGATTTATGAACTGTCCGAATTTAACGACTTTACGACGCGTAGAGCGCATAAGCCCATGTTCTTCAAGCTTGTGCTCTATAAGACCCATAGTGAGTCTTGTTGCATATACAGGAGCATTGACTTCCTTCAGGATATAGGGAAGTGCTCCTATGTGGTCTTCATGACCATGCGTTATTACAAATCCCTTGACCTTATCTATATTATCAAGAAGATAAGTTACATCAGGAATGACAAGATCTATTCCCAGCATGTCATCATCCGGGAATGACAGACCACAGTCCACAACAATAATACTGTCTTCATATCGGAAGGCAGTAATGTTCATACCAATCTGCTCCAGACCTCCCAGTGGGATGATCTGCAGCTTTGAGGTATTATCTGTATTTTTTTGTTTCTTCAATCAGTATTTCCTCCACATTCTTTACAGTAACCGTAGAGTTTAACCTCATGATCGATAACCTGAAATCCGATCTCATCAGCTATGGAGGCTTCCAGCCCTTCCATCATATCATCCTCAAATTCAAGGACTTTGCCGCATTTGACGCATATCAGGTGATGATGGTGGTGATGACTTCCGGGCGATTCAAGGTCCGCAATCTCATATCTCTCACTACCGTCATCAAAATTGATACGATCGATAAGATGTAACTCCCTTAGTACCTGTATTGTTCTGTAAACAGTTGCCAATCCGATCTCCGGATGGTCTGCTTTCACCTTGTTATAGATTTCTTCAGCAGTAAGATGCTGCTTCCTAGACGCCTGCAGAGCTTCAAGCACATAAATACGCTGATTCGTGACCTTGAGTCCTCTATCGCGTAGCATGCCCTTGAATGATTCCTGGTTCACATTTTCATGATCTCCCATTGTCAGTCGTCCTTCCTTTAGTGTCGGGAATAGAAGTACATCCCTGTACTTCTGGACATTCCCCTTTTACGTCCTGTAATATATATGAATTAAAGTATGCCTCTGATCATAAATCGAGTTCTATACCATCTTCATCAAGTAATTTTACAAAAATCTGCCCTACGGCACGAAGTTCCTGATCGCTGTCTACAATACTGTAAAGACCGTCAGCATCTTCGCTTTCAGAATCGTCACGAAGAATAAAGGCCTCTCCGTCGCCCTCTTTAGAATCAGTTACAAGAAGGTATGTCTTACC encodes:
- a CDS encoding S1 RNA-binding domain-containing protein — its product is MFNLGEKQTLVVTKKVDFGIYLAEEGTDGSERVLLPKKQVPKDVKLGDKLEVFLYKDSDDRLISTVTEPKLMLHQVGRLTVTDVGKIGAFMDWGLEKDVLLPFHEQTRRVRKGEEVLCALYIDKSSRLCVTMNVYEYLSTDSPYKKDDRVTGVVYEMSDNFGAFVAIDDKYSALIPKKELYGDIQIGDIVGARVISVRDDGKLTLSIREKTLEQMDIDAKKILEEIDAYNGVLPFTDKASPDIIRDKMSMSKNEFKRAVGRLLKEGKIEIFERGIRKTDKAD
- a CDS encoding acyl-[acyl-carrier-protein] thioesterase, with product MYTFNSRIRYSELNSQGFLSTEALMNYFQDCSTFQSEDLGIGLEYLDEMNAAWVINSWQVDIIRYPKLGENVIIGTIPYDIKGFVGCRNFYMDTLEGERLAIANSVWALINIEKGTPVKVTSKMLEGYKISEKLPMDYQGRKISFPTDGNIRTLNEIIVQPFHLDTNQHVNNNQYINMAKDCMRLLDGNDKKIPVISRIRAEYRMQAHLGDTIYPVCSTQDKDGSVVYTVSLNDGSGKAYSIVEVTSLKKDERNV
- a CDS encoding DUF5722 domain-containing protein, with product MKGNNRFVVGVKRCICALLCIALVVMSVIYTDSACIKVEADGLVSLSASISGSNVVIKATTSSVPSSADGLYHLYAQNVYDTGVKGTEVASAAVGTSATFTVALNNNSANSMLYKKFVVATSQSGVMTQVSNAAYITNPEAVATHTVARVQAGKKGIIPESTMIHSGDIVTLGIDQCSYNLLMSQLLNKSGAQITYNYNGKTYSFNAGTVQAYDWLISMFKQNGISCTMVLLNDWHADLTSINPLSRSAGHSYYAYNAADQAGVELLAAIGSFLASRYSNQGLGQIDNFVIGNEINARYLWNYMSNVDVTTYTVQNANAFRVFYNAIKSQNANANVYTCIDQMWASTNEPNRYYAGKEYLDIFNSYISSEGNIDWSLAVHPYDVPLTNSYAWANSSKYVTHDISSPYVAMQNVEVVTDYMCTPTFKAPNGQVRSIICSEVGYSSTAGEAVQAAAITYAYEVAMNNQYIDAFIYNKEMDASAELAQGLALGLVSSRGTHKQAYAYYQNLDGPNAQQYINAAAATIGVTDLNSIIVKR
- a CDS encoding peptidase U32 family protein, with the protein product MNKVKKPELLIPASSLEVLKTAVNYGADAVYIGGEAFSLRAKARNFSKEDMIAGVKYAHDHGVHVHVTANILAHNYDLKGAEEYFHELKEIGPDALIIADPGMFMMARRICPEIEIHVSTQANNTNYETYKFWYNLGAKRVVAARELSLAEIKEIRANIPDDLEIESFIHGAMCISYSGRCLLSNYFTGRDANHGACTHPCRWKYAVVEESRPGEYLPVYENERGTFIFNSKDLCMIEHIPELIDAGINSFKIEGRMKTALYVATVARTYRKAIDDYLESEEKYRANMPWYQDEIARCTYRQFTTGFYFGKPSEESQIYDSNTYVNEYTYLGIVDSINDKGLARLEQRNKFSVGETIEIMKPDGRDIETLVKAIFAEDGTQQESAPHPQQLIDIELETVPEAGDILRIHAPQNGNLR
- a CDS encoding O-methyltransferase, translated to MAIDPERMRDFICAMDKGNKDYLDELEKEAIKDDVPIIRKDMQSLLKFLLALTHPVNILEVGTATGFSALLMAEYSDDDTRITTIEKYEKRIPVAKEHFDLWDKGNKITLLEGDAADILKELDEGYDFVFMDAAKGQYENFLPHVMRVLKKGGLLVTDNVLQDGDIVQSRFAVTRRNRTIHARMREYIYDITHTDDLQTVILNTGDGVTLSVKMR
- a CDS encoding endolytic transglycosylase MltG, producing the protein MNKKEVGISITSAVIKVVLLIIILFLLIQYSKVAYSYGRGIFNQTAVSSGEGEYFNVTILEGESVSELADALEGAGLIKDAFLFRLQEYFSEYHGLEQPGVYTLSTAMTPNEMLAIICADADKKSTSSETSEETQSTPSDNTDVEDNTSGTGAAEGEDMGSEGENSVSEDTGSSEGEDVE
- a CDS encoding ribonuclease J; this translates as MKKQKNTDNTSKLQIIPLGGLEQIGMNITAFRYEDSIIVVDCGLSFPDDDMLGIDLVIPDVTYLLDNIDKVKGFVITHGHEDHIGALPYILKEVNAPVYATRLTMGLIEHKLEEHGLMRSTRRKVVKFGQFINLGDFRVEFIKTNHSIVDAAALAIYSPAGIVVHTGDFKVDYTPVYGDPIDLQRFGEIGKKGVLALLCDSTNAERPGFTASEKTVGATLDTLFREHKKSRIIVATFASNVDRVQQIINAAYQYDRKVVVEGRSMVTVIDIAQKLECIKVPDNTLIDIDELKNYPDNKQVIITTGSQGESMAALSRMASGQHKKISIKPGDTVIFSSTPIPGNEKSVTNVVNELMMKGAEVIFQDVHVSGHACQEDIKLIYNLVKPKYAVPVHGEYRHLVAQKEIARKLGIPKENTFILKSGDILEMDAKGARIHGKVPTGAVLVDGIGVGDVGNVVLRDRQRLAQDGIVIAVLGIDKGSAQLVSGPTIVSRGFVYVKESDELIEDATDLVLDEVTEALSRGITDWPKIKNLVKDILGEFIWKKTKRRPMILPIIMDN
- a CDS encoding Fur family transcriptional regulator; the protein is MGDHENVNQESFKGMLRDRGLKVTNQRIYVLEALQASRKQHLTAEEIYNKVKADHPEIGLATVYRTIQVLRELHLIDRINFDDGSERYEIADLESPGSHHHHHHLICVKCGKVLEFEDDMMEGLEASIADEIGFQVIDHEVKLYGYCKECGGNTD
- a CDS encoding DUF1292 domain-containing protein, with the translated sequence MEKITLNIDGEGAQDFYALEQTVVAGKTYLLVTDSKEGDGEAFILRDDSESEDADGLYSIVDSDQELRAVGQIFVKLLDEDGIELDL